CGGTGACGGACGAGTCCGTTCACAAAGCCCATTCCAAGCTGAAGAAGAATGTGACAGAGGAAATCTTCAGGTGGCTCCTGAAAGGTAATCTGCCCGTTTGTGAACCCTCTGGTCCAGGGAGGAAGCCCATGATGTAGAAATTGTTCTGCAAACCAGGTTCGATCCCTTTTCAGAAGGCTTATCTAGAAGGTTCCTTTAACAGAAGTCAGGTCTTAACATTCATTTCATAACCTGTGTCACAGAGGAGTCAGAAAGGTGGAAGGCCCTGGACAAAGGGGGTGGGaatgaaggagggaaggaaagagagggatGTAATCGGCCACCTAACTTCAGAAAGAACGCGAGCACCAGAAAGCTGGCGTGGAAGTATGTCCTTGTTTTCAAAGTGATCACGTATTCTTCTGTCCTTGGTCTTCTTTTTCCCTGACCCTAAGCATCCAGGTCTTCAGGGCTGCTAGGAAGTGCTGGCTCGTTGGTTTAATATcgccacatctacatgtttttatCTTGTTTCAGCGGGAATGAGAAGTAGCTCAGCCGAAGAATGCAACTGCAACAGCCAAATCTGCCAGATCTTTAAGAACGGCTACTTCTGGCTGTACCCCTTCAACATCGAGTACAGCCTCTTCGCCTCTGCCATGGTCTACGTCATGTGGAAGAACGTCGGACGCTTCATAGATCACCAGTCCCACCACGTTCACCGCTTGAAGTTCAGGCTTTTCCGAAGGACCTTCTTCGTAGGCATCGTGTTGGGCCTCATCATTCTGGTGAGTGGTTTGGGAGTCCTTATTCTTTATGAGGTGCAGGTAAATTCCAGCACTGAATCTAGCAAGAAGAGCCAAGCACTCAGCATGTACTACATCTTCAACATTGTTTGTCTGGGCCTGATGTCTCTTGTCTGCATTGGTGGCTCTGTCATCTACCGGTTTgacaagagagacatggatcGGCACAAGAACCCAACCAGGACCCTGGACGTGGCCCTGCTGATGGGTGCAGCCTTGGGGCAATATGCCATTTCTTACTACTCCATTGTGGCCATCGTAGCCAGCACACCAAGGGATGCTATCAGCGCGCTCAACCTCACCTACGCCCTCCTCATGATTGCTCAGCACACCTTCCAGAACATCTTCATTATCGAAGGTCTTCATAGGCAACCCCCCAAGGAAGACCACAAGCACGATTCTCACCAGAAGGATCTCTACGGACTCACTTTTGTCAACATCAACGCAGTATCCCTCCGTGTGCCCGACAGTGGCAGCACCCTGGCCCCTGGCACTGCCTCTGGCGCTGAACCCATCCATCCTTCCGAGCTCGTGCGGTCCCTCACCACCCCCAAGAAGATGAACTGGAGGAGGAAGTTCTTAAGGGAGATCTCCATGTTCCTCCTGCTGAGCAATATCATAGTGAGTACACGTGAAGAGAAGAGTTTggcagggtgggggagagggaagcaaACACGAGGGAGAAGTGTCTGTGAAGGAAAGGATGGGGCCCGTGCGATACCAGCCCTTCCTGCGCCTCCACTACACGGAGAGCTCACTTACATGTGTGTGCGTGCGGAGCTGTGACCCCCTTGTCACCCACAGTCATGAGCAGCTGCCCTGGAGTTCAGGCATTTTAGGTTATGCCGACAAACCTGTCACTTATCAGCAGAATATCAGACAATAAAAATAGTGGGTGTGAGAGAAGAAtcagtttcagtatttttattggCTATGAGCGGATATGTAGGACAGcttattaaaagcaataaaaaca
The Falco rusticolus isolate bFalRus1 chromosome 1, bFalRus1.pri, whole genome shotgun sequence genome window above contains:
- the OTOP2 gene encoding proton channel OTOP2, coding for MTEEPLRKDSEIRRPNSSMGCGHKDDKASLASSHTASFSHQPHQPHSTPVSKEVWKKGGRMFSILLAVHLALLACTLVSSGAFEKIAVHDYDVFFLLTVMMLIVIIWIIFYLVGTSRCPDAILCKDSHAGPIWLRGGLILFAIFSLVMDVFKIGYYSSFYSCLSAIKIIYPIVQAIFVAVQTYFLWISAKDCVHVHLNVTRCGLMLTLTTNLAVWMSAVTDESVHKAHSKLKKNVTEEIFRWLLKAGMRSSSAEECNCNSQICQIFKNGYFWLYPFNIEYSLFASAMVYVMWKNVGRFIDHQSHHVHRLKFRLFRRTFFVGIVLGLIILVSGLGVLILYEVQVNSSTESSKKSQALSMYYIFNIVCLGLMSLVCIGGSVIYRFDKRDMDRHKNPTRTLDVALLMGAALGQYAISYYSIVAIVASTPRDAISALNLTYALLMIAQHTFQNIFIIEGLHRQPPKEDHKHDSHQKDLYGLTFVNINAVSLRVPDSGSTLAPGTASGAEPIHPSELVRSLTTPKKMNWRRKFLREISMFLLLSNIILWIMPAFGARPQFDNDTELNFYGDSMWPAIVDICLPFGIFYRMHAVASLLEVYIMS